Proteins co-encoded in one Pyxidicoccus xibeiensis genomic window:
- a CDS encoding helix-turn-helix domain-containing protein — MDTELASMLGAASRAARVRMGLTQADVAERIGMASEVYGRLERGHMLPSVQNLRRLCVVLNVPPHALLGLGEELAAPAPAKDKAVAKTREDDTPEMRRLMRNLRKLSPVQLKLMNLVASAMQQKKK, encoded by the coding sequence ATGGACACAGAACTGGCGAGCATGCTGGGAGCCGCGTCGAGGGCCGCCCGGGTGCGGATGGGACTGACGCAGGCGGACGTCGCGGAGCGGATTGGCATGGCGTCGGAGGTGTACGGCCGGCTGGAGCGCGGGCACATGCTCCCCAGCGTGCAGAACCTGCGCAGGCTGTGCGTCGTGCTCAACGTGCCACCGCACGCGCTGCTGGGCCTGGGCGAGGAGCTGGCCGCCCCGGCGCCCGCGAAGGACAAGGCGGTGGCGAAGACGCGCGAGGACGACACGCCGGAGATGCGGCGGCTGATGCGCAACCTGCGCAAGCTGTCGCCCGTGCAGCTCAAGCTGATGAACCTGGTCGCCTCGGCGATGCAGCAGAAGAAGAAGTGA
- a CDS encoding ParB/RepB/Spo0J family partition protein, translating to MVKADMQKRALGRGLSALIPQAAPAPAGKAAEQAALKAGVLKLPIEAIHRDKEQPRQYFDEEKLKELTESIRVQGVLQPILVRKDGDGYRIIAGERRWRASQAAGLKEVPAIVKDVTEVQAFELALVENLQRADLNPIEEAEGYKRLVEEFKLTQEQVSQRVGKERSTVANALRLLALPADVKSLVADGSLSMGHARALLGVPRLPELQNLARQVTEKKLSVRDTERLVQQSRSQGKKDSGKPTPKQSPQVKALVEELQRRLGTKVRLTERSPGKGTIEVDFFSYDDLDRLLKLLRKE from the coding sequence GTGGTGAAAGCAGACATGCAGAAGCGGGCGCTCGGCCGCGGACTCTCCGCGCTCATCCCCCAGGCCGCCCCCGCGCCCGCCGGCAAGGCCGCCGAGCAGGCAGCCCTCAAGGCCGGCGTCCTCAAGCTCCCCATCGAGGCCATCCACCGCGACAAGGAGCAGCCGCGCCAGTACTTCGACGAGGAGAAGCTCAAGGAGCTCACCGAGTCCATCCGGGTGCAGGGCGTGCTCCAGCCCATCCTCGTCCGCAAGGACGGTGACGGCTACCGCATCATCGCCGGCGAGCGCCGCTGGCGTGCCTCCCAGGCCGCGGGCCTCAAGGAGGTGCCGGCAATCGTCAAGGATGTGACGGAGGTCCAGGCCTTCGAGCTGGCCCTCGTGGAGAACCTCCAGCGCGCGGACCTCAACCCCATCGAAGAGGCCGAGGGCTACAAGCGGCTCGTCGAGGAGTTCAAGCTCACGCAGGAGCAGGTCAGCCAGCGCGTGGGCAAGGAGCGCTCCACGGTGGCCAACGCCCTGCGGCTGCTCGCGCTGCCGGCGGACGTGAAGTCCCTGGTGGCCGACGGCTCGCTGAGCATGGGCCATGCGCGCGCCCTGTTGGGGGTGCCGCGGCTGCCGGAGCTGCAGAACCTGGCCAGGCAGGTGACGGAGAAGAAGCTCTCCGTGCGTGACACGGAGCGGCTCGTCCAGCAGAGTCGCTCCCAGGGCAAGAAGGACTCGGGCAAGCCGACACCGAAGCAGAGCCCGCAGGTGAAGGCACTGGTGGAGGAGCTTCAGCGGCGGCTGGGGACGAAGGTTCGGCTCACCGAACGAAGCCCCGGAAAGGGCACCATCGAGGTGGACTTCTTTTCGTACGATGACCTCGATCGTCTCTTGAAGCTTCTCAGGAAGGAGTAG
- the egtD gene encoding L-histidine N(alpha)-methyltransferase: protein MRVTTAQTVGTPGSGTQGAPGVRVDVYVRPGDAKRALRAEALEGLCGMPKELSPKWLYDERGSQLFDDITRLPEYYPTRREREILLAHAGDVARLSGADTLIELGSGTSEKTRLLLDAMEEAGRLSRFVPFDVSEAFLRRAAASLAREYPGISVHAVVGDFERHLGNLPGGGRRLVAFLGGTIGNFKPAQRALFLRELSAGLQPGDGLLLGTDLIKDRERLYAAYNDRAGVTAEFNRNVLRVLNRELGGDFEPEAFEHFAPFDEQNAWIEMRLVSRRAQTVWLSNLRRRVDFAEGEVLRTEVSCKFRREQVEAELASAGLDLAAWWTDAAGDFALSLALKR, encoded by the coding sequence ATGCGGGTGACGACGGCGCAGACGGTGGGGACTCCGGGCAGCGGCACGCAGGGCGCTCCGGGCGTCAGGGTGGACGTGTACGTGCGGCCGGGCGACGCGAAGCGCGCGCTGCGGGCCGAGGCGCTCGAGGGCCTGTGCGGCATGCCCAAGGAGCTGTCTCCCAAGTGGCTCTATGACGAGCGCGGCAGCCAGCTGTTCGACGACATCACCCGGCTGCCGGAGTACTACCCCACGCGGCGCGAGCGCGAAATCCTGCTGGCCCACGCCGGGGACGTGGCGCGGCTGAGCGGCGCGGACACGCTCATCGAGCTGGGCAGCGGCACCAGCGAGAAGACGCGCCTGCTGCTCGACGCCATGGAGGAGGCGGGCCGGCTGTCGCGCTTCGTGCCCTTCGACGTGAGCGAGGCGTTCCTCCGCCGGGCCGCGGCGTCGCTGGCGCGCGAGTACCCGGGCATCAGCGTGCACGCGGTGGTGGGCGACTTCGAGCGCCACCTGGGCAACCTGCCCGGAGGCGGCCGGCGGCTGGTGGCCTTCCTGGGGGGCACCATCGGCAACTTCAAGCCGGCGCAGCGCGCGCTCTTCCTGCGCGAGCTGTCCGCGGGCCTGCAGCCGGGGGACGGCCTGCTGCTGGGCACCGACCTCATCAAGGACCGCGAGCGGCTGTACGCCGCGTACAACGACCGCGCGGGCGTCACGGCCGAGTTCAACCGCAACGTGCTGCGCGTGCTCAACCGCGAGCTGGGCGGGGACTTCGAGCCGGAGGCCTTCGAGCACTTCGCGCCCTTCGACGAGCAGAACGCGTGGATTGAGATGCGCCTGGTGTCGCGGCGCGCGCAGACGGTGTGGCTGTCCAACCTGCGGCGGCGGGTGGACTTCGCGGAGGGCGAGGTGCTGCGCACGGAGGTGAGCTGCAAGTTCCGGCGGGAGCAGGTGGAGGCGGAGCTGGCCTCCGCGGGGCTGGACCTGGCGGCCTGGTGGACGGACGCGGCGGGCGACTTCGCCCTGTCACTGGCCCTCAAGCGCTGA
- a CDS encoding Uma2 family endonuclease, with amino-acid sequence MPSDLTNAFLAFPGRRWTPEEYDALVRSGILAEDERVELLEGVLVPMTPPGPAHTAFIAWLNSALVAATQGKSLVSPQSPLDCGESRPQPDLAVIPLSEVRTDRLPRKALLVVEVADSSLARDRLKAAIYARAGIPEYWLVDVAARTVEVHTEPTARREARYRTVHLLGVEDVLTTPALPKLKHSLATLFGRGRH; translated from the coding sequence ATGCCGTCCGACCTGACGAATGCGTTCCTGGCCTTTCCCGGCAGGCGCTGGACCCCGGAGGAGTACGACGCGCTGGTCCGCTCCGGCATCCTCGCCGAGGACGAACGTGTCGAGCTGCTCGAAGGAGTCCTGGTCCCGATGACGCCGCCCGGCCCCGCCCACACCGCCTTCATCGCGTGGTTGAACTCCGCGCTCGTCGCGGCCACCCAGGGCAAGTCATTGGTGAGTCCGCAGAGTCCGCTGGACTGCGGCGAGAGCCGCCCCCAGCCGGACCTCGCCGTCATCCCCCTCTCGGAGGTCCGGACCGACCGCCTCCCCCGGAAGGCGCTCCTGGTGGTCGAAGTCGCGGACAGCTCACTCGCGCGGGACAGGCTCAAGGCCGCCATCTACGCTCGCGCGGGCATCCCCGAGTACTGGCTGGTGGATGTGGCCGCGCGCACCGTGGAGGTCCACACCGAGCCCACCGCCCGCCGCGAGGCTCGCTACCGGACGGTCCACCTGCTCGGCGTCGAGGACGTCCTGACGACGCCAGCGCTGCCGAAGCTCAAGCACTCCCTCGCCACCCTCTTCGGGCGCGGCAGGCACTGA
- a CDS encoding serine/threonine protein kinase, whose amino-acid sequence MTVAHPVALRPGMTVGPWRILAQLGSGSFGIVFQVEHEGQVHALKFALRGPGSEDLNHTDARATKELACLLQAAHPNVAKVWAHGRWPDARTGYHYVVMDFVEGSTLANWVKRKRPSARRVARLFARLAQTLGELHAREVFHRDLKPSNILVRALDEEPILVDFGSADHAESLPLTEGSLPPGTPHYRTPEALRFHREHHARPDAHYPFRATDDLYALGVTLYEVLAGAPAFSPTLPRDVLIEHIEERLPPLLSAVNPRVPAALEAIALRLLRKRARERFSHGEALHAALEEALRAAGPDWDEPLFPPSPEEAPSQTTPARELPAERGARPTSVIRPTPRASPLARSPAPPSDLPASPARSLPRLRPAASLHLLGAGVLLGLVALLGWKRSEPSSERRALVSPPPAAPPAPVLATPEPQVPMGADAGMEAETSETSPTTREETVTNPTTPGAPKSPATRKRVLPASLAGMAAAASLHCASTPYATPMGDKPRRNEPCSPNALREMNDVLEKYRGQYRLPLVGTAQLDVHQDYVDGAVLNGGLRTGFITSIVRNPGAFPSGTVMNGWVWVDGEDAEIQWFEARAPRTRTSEPLGMNICARSGDLKRRKVHNAPGSTPKKPIWYRTDEYTVVDRW is encoded by the coding sequence ATGACGGTGGCGCACCCGGTGGCGCTCCGGCCGGGCATGACGGTGGGCCCATGGCGCATCCTCGCGCAGTTGGGCTCGGGCTCCTTCGGCATCGTGTTCCAGGTGGAGCACGAGGGGCAGGTCCACGCCCTCAAGTTCGCCCTGCGCGGCCCGGGCAGCGAAGACCTCAACCACACCGATGCGCGCGCCACCAAGGAGCTGGCCTGCCTGCTCCAGGCCGCCCACCCGAACGTCGCGAAGGTATGGGCCCATGGCCGGTGGCCCGATGCGCGAACCGGCTACCACTACGTGGTGATGGACTTCGTGGAGGGCTCCACCCTGGCCAACTGGGTGAAGCGGAAGCGCCCCTCGGCACGCAGGGTGGCGCGCCTCTTCGCCCGGCTGGCACAGACCCTGGGTGAGCTCCACGCGCGCGAGGTCTTCCACCGCGACCTCAAGCCGTCCAACATCCTCGTGCGCGCCCTCGACGAGGAGCCCATCCTCGTGGACTTTGGCAGCGCGGACCACGCCGAGTCCCTCCCACTCACCGAGGGCTCGCTGCCTCCGGGTACGCCGCACTACCGCACTCCGGAGGCGCTGCGCTTCCACCGCGAGCACCATGCCCGACCCGATGCGCACTATCCCTTCCGCGCGACGGATGACCTGTATGCCCTCGGCGTGACGCTCTACGAAGTGCTGGCGGGGGCTCCCGCGTTCTCGCCCACCCTCCCCCGGGATGTGCTCATCGAGCACATCGAGGAGCGCCTGCCACCCCTGCTCTCGGCGGTGAACCCCCGCGTTCCGGCCGCGCTGGAAGCCATTGCCCTGCGGCTGCTGCGAAAGCGAGCCCGGGAGCGGTTCTCCCATGGCGAGGCCCTGCACGCCGCCCTCGAGGAAGCGCTGCGGGCCGCGGGCCCCGACTGGGACGAGCCGCTGTTCCCTCCCAGTCCCGAAGAAGCACCTTCCCAGACGACTCCGGCGCGCGAGCTGCCAGCGGAGCGGGGGGCGCGTCCGACGTCCGTCATCCGCCCCACCCCGAGGGCTTCGCCTCTCGCACGGAGTCCCGCACCTCCATCCGACCTGCCTGCATCCCCGGCCCGCTCCTTGCCCCGGCTGCGCCCCGCGGCTTCGTTGCACCTGCTGGGCGCGGGGGTGCTCCTCGGACTGGTGGCCCTGCTCGGGTGGAAGCGCTCGGAGCCTTCCTCCGAGCGGCGGGCCCTGGTTTCGCCCCCGCCCGCCGCGCCCCCGGCTCCTGTCCTGGCCACCCCTGAGCCGCAGGTCCCCATGGGAGCGGATGCCGGGATGGAGGCGGAGACCTCGGAGACCTCCCCAACCACGAGAGAAGAAACCGTGACGAACCCGACGACTCCTGGAGCCCCCAAGTCCCCCGCCACACGAAAGCGCGTGCTGCCTGCCAGCCTCGCGGGGATGGCCGCCGCCGCCAGCCTCCACTGCGCGAGCACCCCCTATGCGACCCCGATGGGAGACAAACCGCGCAGGAATGAGCCCTGCTCCCCCAATGCCCTGAGGGAGATGAACGACGTGCTGGAGAAGTACCGCGGGCAGTACCGCCTCCCCCTGGTGGGCACCGCCCAGCTCGACGTCCACCAGGACTACGTCGACGGCGCGGTGCTCAATGGCGGCCTGAGGACGGGCTTCATCACGAGCATCGTCCGGAACCCAGGCGCGTTCCCCTCTGGCACCGTCATGAATGGCTGGGTGTGGGTGGACGGGGAGGACGCCGAAATCCAGTGGTTCGAGGCGAGGGCCCCGCGCACCCGTACCTCCGAGCCCCTCGGCATGAACATCTGCGCCCGGTCCGGGGACTTGAAGCGCCGCAAGGTGCACAACGCACCGGGCTCCACCCCGAAGAAGCCCATCTGGTACCGGACCGACGAGTACACGGTGGTGGACCGGTGGTGA
- a CDS encoding c-type cytochrome, whose product MSRLLRWTAVLSCSAALALVGCGDDDDDGPGDGNEVACPPAGTALTEQNFGRPFLDAYCTRCHASTRTGAARNGAPPGLDWDQLAVVRANAARINEAAGAQADGSVNQEMPPNDPRPMDAERRNLAEWLACGAP is encoded by the coding sequence ATGTCGCGCCTGCTTCGTTGGACCGCCGTGCTGTCCTGCTCCGCCGCCCTGGCCCTGGTGGGCTGCGGCGACGACGATGACGATGGGCCCGGTGACGGGAATGAGGTGGCGTGCCCACCCGCGGGCACGGCGCTCACGGAGCAGAACTTCGGCCGCCCCTTCCTGGACGCGTACTGCACGCGCTGCCACGCCTCCACGCGCACCGGGGCCGCGCGCAACGGCGCGCCGCCGGGCCTGGACTGGGACCAGCTCGCCGTCGTCCGCGCCAACGCGGCGCGCATCAACGAGGCGGCCGGCGCCCAGGCGGACGGCAGCGTGAATCAGGAGATGCCCCCCAACGACCCGCGCCCCATGGACGCCGAGCGCCGCAACCTCGCCGAGTGGCTTGCCTGCGGCGCGCCCTGA
- a CDS encoding CoA-binding protein, translating into MDWKNNLVEDDAGVRDVLTSSRRVAVLGIRSETHAHKPAYGVPHFLQQHGYDIVPVSVHGERGPILGQPTYSAVADVPGAVDVVEVFRRAEDIDAHVDDLLAKKPRAVWFQLGIRNDGAAERLARAGIRVVQDRCMKVELMKVLQEQASFRPGAPS; encoded by the coding sequence ATGGACTGGAAGAACAACCTCGTCGAGGACGATGCGGGCGTGCGGGACGTGCTCACGAGCAGCCGCCGCGTCGCGGTGCTGGGCATCCGCTCGGAGACTCACGCGCACAAGCCGGCGTACGGGGTGCCGCATTTTCTGCAACAGCACGGCTACGACATCGTCCCGGTGTCGGTGCATGGCGAGCGCGGGCCCATCCTCGGCCAGCCCACGTACTCCGCGGTGGCGGACGTGCCCGGGGCGGTGGACGTGGTGGAGGTGTTCCGCCGTGCCGAGGACATCGACGCGCACGTGGACGACCTGCTCGCGAAGAAGCCGAGGGCCGTGTGGTTCCAGCTGGGCATCCGCAACGACGGGGCGGCGGAGCGCCTGGCCCGCGCCGGCATCCGCGTGGTCCAGGACCGGTGCATGAAGGTGGAGCTGATGAAGGTCCTGCAGGAGCAGGCGTCCTTCAGACCGGGCGCCCCTTCCTGA
- the egtB gene encoding ergothioneine biosynthesis protein EgtB, with protein sequence MSRTAEGRGVRRGEDAARPWKARAWSELETARARVLGMLAGLPEAELLRQHSPLMSPLIWDVAHVANYEEQWLLRALGAPALTEPAFDAIYDAFRHPRAARSELPLLSPEAAFAYARRVREAVREHLDSLPEEGAGAQAPLLAGGFVFGMVAQHEQQHAETLAATLQLMTAVDYRVPSRRALPRPGAVPQAEVFIPGGPVRLGSDGAWAYDNEKPAFVTEVAPFLLDAHPVTNGDYLVFVESGGYEDSRWWHPKGWALVQEEGLGHPRFWLPRGQHVWERRRFGQVEPLPKDEPVQHVCWYEADAYARWAGKRLPTEAEWEKAARGSDGTPREHPWGDAAPTGAHANLGGDTWGPAPVGSYPAGVSQDGVWGLLGDVWEWTASDFRPYAGFSAFPYREYSEVFFGEDYKVLRGGAWASAPVAVRNGFRNWDFPSRRQIFAGFRCARDVR encoded by the coding sequence ATGTCGCGGACGGCGGAGGGACGGGGCGTGCGCAGGGGCGAGGACGCGGCGCGGCCATGGAAGGCGCGGGCCTGGAGCGAGCTGGAGACGGCGCGAGCGCGCGTGCTGGGCATGCTCGCCGGGCTGCCGGAAGCGGAGCTCCTGCGCCAGCACTCGCCGCTCATGTCGCCGCTCATCTGGGACGTGGCGCACGTGGCCAACTACGAGGAGCAGTGGCTCTTGCGCGCGCTCGGGGCGCCCGCGCTGACAGAGCCGGCGTTCGACGCCATCTACGATGCCTTCCGGCACCCGCGCGCCGCGCGCTCGGAGCTGCCGCTGCTGAGCCCCGAGGCCGCGTTCGCCTATGCCCGCCGCGTGCGCGAGGCGGTGCGCGAGCACCTGGACTCGCTGCCCGAGGAGGGCGCGGGCGCCCAGGCGCCGCTGCTGGCGGGAGGCTTCGTCTTCGGCATGGTGGCGCAGCACGAGCAGCAGCACGCGGAGACGCTGGCCGCCACGCTGCAGCTGATGACGGCGGTGGACTACCGCGTGCCGTCGCGGCGCGCCCTGCCCCGCCCCGGCGCGGTGCCGCAGGCGGAGGTCTTCATCCCCGGCGGCCCGGTGCGGCTGGGCAGCGACGGCGCGTGGGCCTACGACAACGAGAAGCCCGCCTTCGTCACCGAAGTGGCGCCCTTCCTGCTGGACGCGCACCCGGTGACGAATGGCGACTACCTCGTCTTCGTCGAGTCGGGCGGCTACGAGGACTCGCGCTGGTGGCACCCGAAGGGCTGGGCGCTCGTCCAGGAGGAGGGGCTGGGGCACCCGCGGTTCTGGCTGCCTCGCGGCCAGCATGTCTGGGAGCGGCGGCGCTTCGGGCAGGTGGAGCCGCTGCCCAAGGACGAGCCGGTGCAGCACGTGTGCTGGTACGAGGCGGACGCGTATGCGCGCTGGGCGGGCAAGCGCCTGCCCACGGAGGCCGAGTGGGAGAAGGCCGCGCGCGGCAGCGACGGCACGCCGCGCGAGCACCCGTGGGGTGACGCGGCGCCCACCGGGGCGCACGCCAACCTGGGCGGAGACACGTGGGGGCCGGCGCCGGTGGGCAGCTACCCCGCGGGCGTCAGCCAGGACGGCGTGTGGGGCCTGCTGGGCGACGTGTGGGAATGGACGGCGAGCGACTTCCGCCCGTACGCGGGCTTCAGCGCCTTTCCGTACCGGGAGTACTCCGAGGTGTTCTTTGGCGAGGACTACAAGGTCCTCCGGGGAGGCGCGTGGGCGAGCGCGCCAGTGGCGGTGCGCAACGGCTTCCGCAACTGGGACTTCCCCAGCCGCCGGCAGATTTTCGCCGGCTTCCGCTGTGCACGAGACGTGAGGTGA
- a CDS encoding ParA family protein, with protein sequence MGHVGRIICISNQKGGVGKTTTAINLAASLASAERRTLLVDMDPQGNAGSGLGLKRDDLHGTVYEALLNGRPMKELLHPTELRYLQVVPATPDLTGAEVELVNQEHREFRLRDALRPLAAEYDYVIIDCPPSLGLLTLNALAAADSVLIPLQCEYYALEGLSQLTHTIDLVKQGLNPELKMEGILLTMFDSRANIAHQVVDEVRGYFKKQVFEVVVPRNVRLSECPSFGKPIILYDIKSKGCESYLALGRELMKRDTPKAPPRRRVA encoded by the coding sequence ATGGGCCACGTGGGTCGTATCATCTGCATCTCCAACCAGAAGGGCGGCGTGGGGAAGACCACCACCGCCATCAACCTCGCCGCGAGCCTGGCCTCGGCCGAGCGCCGCACGCTGCTGGTGGACATGGACCCGCAAGGCAACGCCGGCAGCGGCCTCGGCCTCAAGCGCGACGACCTGCACGGCACCGTGTACGAGGCGCTCCTCAACGGCCGCCCCATGAAGGAGCTGCTCCACCCCACGGAGCTGCGCTACCTCCAGGTCGTCCCCGCCACCCCGGACCTCACCGGCGCCGAGGTCGAGCTCGTCAACCAGGAGCACCGCGAGTTCCGCCTCCGCGACGCCCTGCGTCCCCTGGCCGCCGAGTACGACTACGTCATCATCGACTGCCCGCCGTCGCTCGGCCTGCTGACGCTCAACGCGCTCGCCGCCGCGGACTCCGTCCTCATCCCCCTGCAGTGCGAGTACTACGCGCTTGAGGGCCTCTCGCAGCTCACCCACACCATCGACCTGGTGAAGCAGGGCCTCAACCCCGAGCTGAAGATGGAGGGCATCCTCCTCACCATGTTCGACTCGCGGGCCAACATCGCCCACCAGGTCGTCGACGAGGTGCGCGGCTACTTCAAGAAGCAGGTCTTCGAAGTCGTCGTGCCCCGCAACGTGCGCCTGTCCGAGTGCCCGTCCTTCGGCAAGCCCATCATCCTCTACGACATCAAGTCGAAGGGCTGCGAGAGCTACCTCGCGCTCGGCCGCGAGCTCATGAAGCGCGACACCCCCAAGGCTCCGCCGCGCCGCCGCGTGGCCTGA
- a CDS encoding DUF2381 family protein, giving the protein MLVLTTLAGMAAVAGEPGVERQMRQRHITLSAETPAATHVVHVAAGTVTVLLFDSPVLPASLELGASRERFERVDITEGALILLPRMELTPQERIPLTLRFADGHIPNRVTFALMGQPGEVDRQVRVFRTALAPEALVEHLSAVQARCEDSGRFANLLFSRNVESGIVAEPLNHRPSTEEEPPRLYAAGMRAFIAPGFLVLEATLFLAKGQAPWRPGRVQVRVEKTEEEVPVRATDLDVPTLLPGSEGRLVLELPARPHFPSELLRIDIHEQGGPRVLTLGKVHLARPSAGETP; this is encoded by the coding sequence ATGCTGGTACTTACCACCTTGGCAGGTATGGCCGCGGTAGCGGGAGAACCCGGAGTGGAGCGGCAGATGCGGCAGCGGCACATCACCCTCTCGGCGGAGACTCCGGCGGCGACGCACGTCGTGCACGTCGCCGCGGGGACCGTCACCGTGCTGCTGTTCGACTCGCCCGTGCTTCCCGCCAGCCTGGAGCTGGGGGCGTCCCGGGAGCGGTTCGAGCGCGTCGACATCACCGAGGGCGCCCTCATCCTCCTGCCCCGCATGGAGCTCACGCCCCAGGAGCGCATCCCCCTCACCCTGCGCTTCGCCGATGGCCACATCCCCAACCGCGTGACGTTCGCCCTCATGGGACAGCCAGGAGAGGTGGACCGCCAGGTTCGCGTCTTCCGCACCGCGCTCGCGCCCGAGGCACTCGTGGAACACCTGAGCGCCGTGCAGGCCCGCTGCGAGGACTCGGGGCGCTTCGCCAACCTCCTCTTCTCCCGGAACGTGGAGAGCGGCATCGTCGCGGAGCCGCTGAACCACCGCCCCTCGACGGAAGAGGAGCCGCCGCGCCTCTACGCCGCCGGCATGAGGGCCTTCATCGCCCCTGGCTTCCTGGTCCTGGAGGCCACCCTCTTCCTCGCGAAGGGTCAGGCGCCCTGGCGGCCGGGCCGGGTGCAGGTACGCGTCGAGAAGACGGAAGAAGAAGTCCCGGTCCGGGCGACGGACCTGGATGTGCCGACACTCCTCCCCGGCTCCGAGGGAAGGCTCGTGCTGGAACTCCCCGCGCGTCCGCATTTTCCATCCGAGCTGCTGCGAATCGACATCCATGAGCAGGGCGGACCGCGCGTCCTGACACTGGGAAAAGTCCACCTCGCGCGGCCTTCCGCCGGGGAGACGCCATGA
- a CDS encoding sensory rhodopsin transducer: MDSIGRHRWAIAEGYIPSESTGPAPAMTSHETACLLNTGNRDAQVKLTVFFKDREPAGPYRITVGARRTLHLRFNDLKDPEPIPRDTDYASVFISDVPIVVQHTRLDSRQAENALMTTIAFSE; this comes from the coding sequence ATGGATTCCATCGGACGCCACAGGTGGGCCATCGCCGAGGGCTACATCCCCAGCGAGAGCACCGGCCCCGCGCCGGCGATGACGAGCCACGAGACGGCCTGCCTCCTCAACACGGGCAACCGCGACGCCCAGGTGAAGCTCACCGTCTTCTTCAAGGACCGGGAGCCCGCGGGGCCCTACCGCATCACCGTGGGCGCGCGCCGCACGCTCCACCTGCGCTTCAACGACTTGAAGGACCCGGAGCCCATCCCCCGCGACACCGACTACGCCAGCGTCTTCATCTCCGACGTGCCCATCGTCGTGCAGCACACGCGGCTGGACTCGCGGCAGGCGGAGAACGCGCTGATGACCACCATCGCCTTCTCCGAGTGA
- a CDS encoding response regulator, with translation MATAAPRRSVLVVEDDEDIRAAIAEILEGEGYEVAIAANGSEALDELRHLRKPALILLDLMMPVMNGHEFLAHIRETPKLKSVPVLVLTAVSTEAPPGARGLLRKPFIVEELLEAVEKLCLPAA, from the coding sequence ATGGCCACCGCTGCGCCGCGCAGGTCCGTGCTCGTCGTGGAGGATGACGAGGACATCCGGGCCGCCATCGCGGAAATCCTGGAGGGGGAGGGCTACGAGGTCGCCATCGCGGCGAACGGGAGCGAAGCGCTCGACGAGCTGCGGCACCTGCGCAAGCCGGCCCTCATCCTGCTCGACTTGATGATGCCGGTGATGAACGGCCACGAGTTCCTCGCGCACATCCGCGAGACGCCGAAGCTGAAGTCGGTGCCCGTGCTGGTGCTCACCGCCGTCTCCACGGAGGCGCCGCCGGGCGCGCGGGGCCTGCTGCGCAAGCCCTTCATCGTGGAGGAGCTGCTGGAGGCGGTGGAGAAGCTCTGCCTGCCGGCGGCGTGA
- the bacM gene encoding bactofilin BacM, which translates to MALLGGKKDEAPSKPLFRREEDSVSQRTGEVHTLLGKGSEFEGKLTFEGQVRIDGKFNGQIITKDVLVIGDGAKVNAEIQAGTVIINGQVEGNVKATQIIELKTPGRVKGNLETPALSMDRGVIFEGSLKMENLGTGGRPPPPGGETKK; encoded by the coding sequence GTGGCGCTCCTTGGCGGGAAAAAAGACGAAGCACCCAGCAAGCCTCTGTTCAGGCGGGAGGAGGATTCCGTGTCGCAGCGCACTGGTGAGGTGCATACGCTCCTGGGCAAGGGGAGCGAGTTCGAAGGCAAGCTCACGTTCGAGGGACAGGTCCGCATCGACGGAAAGTTCAACGGGCAGATCATCACCAAGGACGTGCTCGTCATCGGTGACGGCGCCAAGGTGAACGCCGAAATCCAGGCCGGCACCGTCATCATCAACGGGCAGGTCGAAGGCAACGTGAAGGCCACCCAGATCATCGAGCTGAAGACGCCCGGCCGCGTGAAGGGCAACCTCGAGACGCCGGCCCTGTCCATGGACCGCGGCGTCATCTTCGAGGGCTCGCTGAAGATGGAGAACCTCGGCACGGGCGGCAGGCCTCCGCCTCCCGGTGGCGAGACGAAGAAGTAG
- a CDS encoding cupin domain-containing protein → MVDELVRRLGLVPHPEGGFYKETYRAALSVETPRGVRSAGTAIYYLLPRGSFAAWHRVTSDEVWHFYDGHPLELLLVGSDGRLETVVLGREVTKGEQPQVVVHAGVLQAAVPRGEFTLVGCTVSPGFDFSDWEMPSAESLVAQYPEHAERMRQLAKAAG, encoded by the coding sequence ATGGTCGATGAGCTCGTGCGCAGGCTGGGCCTGGTGCCCCATCCCGAGGGTGGCTTCTACAAGGAGACGTACCGCGCGGCGCTGTCGGTGGAGACGCCGCGAGGCGTGCGCTCGGCGGGCACGGCCATCTACTACCTGCTGCCGCGAGGCTCGTTCGCGGCGTGGCACCGGGTGACGTCGGACGAGGTGTGGCACTTCTACGACGGGCACCCGCTGGAGCTGCTCCTGGTGGGCAGTGACGGGCGGCTGGAGACGGTGGTGCTCGGGCGGGAGGTGACGAAGGGCGAGCAGCCGCAGGTGGTGGTGCACGCGGGCGTGCTGCAGGCGGCGGTGCCTCGGGGAGAGTTCACGCTGGTGGGCTGCACGGTGTCGCCCGGCTTTGACTTCTCGGACTGGGAGATGCCGTCCGCTGAGTCGCTGGTGGCGCAGTACCCGGAGCATGCGGAGCGGATGCGTCAGTTGGCGAAGGCCGCTGGGTAG